The genomic window ctactttcctcccactcacttctttcaagagaaactccttctctataaaggatccattcttagcaacgaatgtcttgccttcggatctatgatagaaggtgtacccaactttctcctttgggtatcctatgaagacacatttctccgatttgggtttgagcttatcaggatgaaactttttcacataagcatcgcaacccaaactttaagaaacgacaactttgttttcttgccaaaccacagttcatattgtgtcgtctcaacggacttaggtggtgccctttttaacgtgaatgcagctgtctttaatgcatgaccccaaaacgatagtggtaaatcggtaagaaacatcatagattgtacaatatccaataaagtacggttatgacgttcagacacaccattacgctatggtgttccgggtggcgtgagtttttgaaactattccacattgttttaattgaagaccaaactcgtaactcaaatattctactccgcgatcagatcgtagaaactttattttcttgttacgatgattctccacttcactctgaaattctttgaacttttcaaatgtttcagacttgcgtttcattaagtagatatactcatatctgctcaaatcatcttgtgaaggtcagaaaataacgatactcgccacgagcatcaatattcattggaccgcatacatcagtatgtattatttccaataagtcactagctcgttccattgttccggagaacggagttttagtcatcttgcccaaatggcacggttcacaagcatcaaatgattcataaccaagtgattccgaaaatccatctttatggagtttcttcatgcgctttacaccgatatgacccaaacagcagtgccacaaatcagttgcactatcattattaactttgcatcttttggcatcaatattatgaatatgtgtatcactatgatcgagatccaacaaactattttcattgggtgtatgaccatcgaagattttattcatgtaaacagaacaacaattattctttgactttaaatgaataaccgttttgcaataaacatgatcaaatcatattcatgctcaacgcaaacaccaaataacatttatttaggtttaacactaatcccgaaagtatagggagtgtgcgatgatgatcatatcaatcttggaaccacttccaacactcatcgtcacttccccttcaattagtctctgtttattctgtaactcctgtttcgagttactaatatttagcaaccgaacaagtatcaaatactcaggggctactataaacactagtaaagtacacatcaataacatgtatatcaaatatacccttgttcactttgccatccttcttatccaccaaatattcagggtatttccgtttccagtgaccatttcctttgcagtgtaagcactcagtttcaggctttggttcagctttgggcttcttcgtgggagtgacaacttgcttgccattctgcttgaagttccctttctttccctttgcccttttcttgaaactagtggtcttgtcaatcatcaacacttgatgctcttttcttgatttctaccttcgtcgatttcagcatcacgaagagctcaggaatcgttttcgtcatcccttgcatactatagttcatcacgaagttctagtaacttagtgatggtgactagagaattctgtcaatcactatcttatctggaagattaactcccacttgattcaagcaattgaagtacccagacaatctgagcacatgctcactagttgagcgattctcctccatcttttagctatagaacttgttggagacttcatatctctcaactcgggtatttgcttgaaatattaacttcaactcctggaacatctcatatggtccatgacgttcaaaacgtctttgaagtcccgattctaagccgttaagcatggtgcactaaactatctagtagtcatcatattgagctagccaaacgttcataacgtctgcatctgctcctgcaataggtctgtcacctagcggtgcattaaggacataattcttctgtgcagcaatgaggataaacctcagatcacggatccaatccgcatcattgctactaacatctttcaacacaattttctctaggaacatatcaaaataaacatatgaaagcaacaacgcgagctattgatctacaacataatttgcaaaatactacctggactaagttcatgataaatttaagttcaattaatcatattacttaagaactcccacttagatagacatccctctaatcctctaagtgattacgtgatccatatcaactacaccatgtccgatcgtcacgtgagatggagtagtttcaacggtgaacatcaatatgttgatcatatctactatatgattcacgctcgacctttcggtctccgtgttccgaggccatatctgttatatgctaggctcgtcaagtttaacctgagtattccgcgtgtgcaactgttttgcacccgttgtatttgaacgtagaacctatcacacccgatcatcacgtggtgtctcagcacgaagaactttcgcaacggtgcatactcagggagaacacttcttgataatttagtgagagatcatcttaaaatgctaccgtcaaactaagcaaaataagatgtataaaagataaacatcacatgcaatcaatataagtgatatgatatggccatcatcatcttgtgcttgtgatctccatctccaaagtactgtcatgatctctatcgttaccggtacgacaccatgatcttcatcatcttgatctatatcaatgtgtcgtcacatggtcgtcttgccaactattggtcttgcaactattgctatcgcataacgataaagtaaagcaattatttggcacttgcatcttatgcaacaaagagacaaccacaGGGCttgtgccagttgccgataacttcaacaaaacatgatcatctcatacaacaacttatatctcatcatgtcttgaccatatcacatcacaacatgccctgcaaaaacaagttagacgtcctctactttgttgttgcaaattttacgtggctgctacgggctgagcaagaaccgttcttacctacgcatcaaaaccacaacgatagttcgtcaagttagtgctgttttaaccttctcaaggaccgggcgtagccacactcggttcaactaaacttggagaaacagacacccgctagtcacctgtgtgcaaagcacggcggtaaaaccagtctcgcataagcgtacgcgtaatgtcggtccgggccgcttcatccaacaataccgctgaaccaaagtatgacatgctggtaagcagtatgacttgtatcgcccacaactcacttgtgttctactcgtgcatatgacatctacgcataaaacctggctctgatgccactgttggggaacgtagtaatttcaaaaatttcctacgcacacgcaagatcatggtgatggcatagcaacgagaggggagagtgtaatctacataccgttgtagaccgaaagcggaagcgttagatcaacgcggttgatgtagtcgtacgtcttcacggcccgaccgatcaagcaccgaaactacggcacctccgagttctagcacacgttcagctcgatgacgtccctcgaactctgatccagccgagtgtcgagggagagttccatcagcacgacggcgtggtgacgatcttgatgttctaccgtcgcagggctttgcctaagcaccgctacaatattatcgaggaggactatgatggaggggggcaccgcacacggctaatagatctcaaggatcaattgttgttgtgtctttggggtgccccctgcccccatatatataggagcaaggggggaggtggccggcctatggaggaggcacaccaaggggggagtcctactcccaccgggagtaggactcctcctttccttgttagagaaggaaagaggaggagtaggactcctcctttccttgttggagaaggaaagaggaggagagggagaaggaaaagtgggctgccccccttgtccaattcggaccagaggggggggcgcaggcctccttccttttggcctctctcctctattcccgtatggcccaataaggcccatatactccccggcgaattcccgtaactctccggtactccgaaaaatacccgaatcactcggaacctttccgaactccgaatatagtcgtccaatatatcgatctttacatctcgaccatttcgagactcctcgtcatgtccctgatctcatccgggactccgaactccttcggtacatcaaaactcataaactcataatataactgtcatcgaaaccttaagcgtgcggaccctatgggttcgagaacaatgtagacatgacctagaactattcttggtcaataaccaatagtggaacctggatgctcatattggctcccacatattctacgaagatctttatcggtcaaaccgcataacaacatacgttgttccctttgtcatcggtatgttacttgcccgagattcgatcgtcggtatccaatacctagttcaatctcgttaccggcaagtctctttactcgttacgtaatacatcatatcgcaactaactcattagtcacattgcttgcaaggcttatagtgatgtgcattaccgagaggacccagagatacctctccgacaatcggagtgacaaaaactaatctcgaaatacgccaacccaacatgcacctttggagacacctgtagtactcctttataatcacccagttacgttgtgacgtttggtagcacccaaagtgttcctccggtaaacgggagttgcataatctcatagttagaggaacatgtataagtcatgaaaaaagcaacagcaacatactaaacgatcaagtgctaagctaacggaatgggtcaagtcaatcacatcattctcctaatgatgtgatcccgttaatcaaatgacaactcttttgtccgtggttaggaaacataaccatctttgataaacgagctagtcaagtagaggcatactagtgacactatgtttgtctatgtattcacacatgtattatgtttccggttaatacaattctagcatgaataataaatatttatcatgatataaggaaataaataatatctttattattgcctctagggcatatttccttcaggtcagCCCAGACGTACAGGGCCGGTATGAGGGGTGCGGTCGGGTCGAGATTTTGTGACCTGTCAATGATCGGGTCGTTCGCCCGGACATATAGGGAGCATTTGAGTAGTCTAGTTGTAGATGCTTTGagatcaagttgatggaggagaagTGAAAGGCAAAGGCGGCAGCCGGGGAGAGAAAGGTGCAAGTGGAAGAAAAATAGCTTGAACTTGAGGTGAAAAGTCTTGCAATGGAGGCCGAGGAAACAAAGGAAAGGATTGAGATTGAGAAGCAAAAGTTTGCATTGGTGGCAGAGGAGCAAATGAACAAGAGGGTGGTCGAGGAATGTGCTATCATGTGGATGGATCTTATCAAGATGGACGAGAATGAAAGACAATATCGGGAGTTAACTCGTGGGGACATCTTGGCAAagtttggtggtggtggcagcaacaATGGTGGTGTCAACGGTGATGGTGCGAGTGCGTGAGGCCCTTGTGAACTATAATGGCTTTTGGTCCACCATGTGTTTGTGTTTCTTTTAATGGACTTGTTCATTCGGTGTGTTTTGATACATTGTGGTTATGTTTAGTTGTTTGATGGATCCGATGAACTTTATTTATACTCGTAGTTCTATTATGATGTTATGCATTTAATTTTTTTATGTTTGATTTGCAATGTGATGAATTTGTTTTAGTTATTTAAGCAAATGTTTGGAAGAACTAACAACAAATTCTTTTTGAGGGATTAAGTTTTAAGGGATCTGATATATTAATAAGTGTTTAATCACTTAAAAATTGATACGGAAGTGAGATAAGGATGACTTTTGAATTTTTAGGATAAGCGATTGCTAGAGATCCCCTTAGGGTCAACACCAGTGCATTTTCTTTAAGTAAAAAAAAAATGCAACATGTGATGCTAACGGGAAAGTATGAGGGTACACACACGGGATACTTTGGCAACAAATGATAAGAAATCGAGATTAGTCAAATAGGCAAATTATTAAATAGTGTAAGAAATTGAATATAGTATATCAAATAGGCAAGTAATTGAACAAGACCGTTATTACAGAATACAAATAGATTCCCCTACAATAGAATAAGCATTGCATCAATCAAATATAGAAAGTGATAATCGTATCGTGCATCCCTTATTTGGACTTTGCTGTACGTATCTTTTTTTGTGCAGGGTTGGACGCAACTACATTTCTGTAGACCAGTAAACGGACCCACATTCTTGGAGGCGGTCACATCCTCAGCTGCTCAGCGCTTTCGCCCAGTGTGGCGTGCGGTATCGCCACTCAGGCCAAGCAGCTGGCCAAATGGCGCGAGAACGGAAACAGCCAGATTTGTATGAGCTGCGCGTCTTCTTTCCCGGACCCGAACACGCACTCCTCCTCGACGCGCCTCTGCTCCATGTTGAACGCGATGAGCTTCGACGGCGTCCACAGGTACACCACCTCCCTCTCCGGGTGGAACGCCATGAACACGAAGGTCGCGGTAGCGGGGTGGCACGAGCCGCCGGAGACGAGGTCACAGACCCCCAGCTCGTGCTTCGCCACCCACTCGGATTTGCCCGCGTCCACAAGCTCCCATAGCGTGAGGCGCGAGCCGTCGCTGGACGCATACCGGAGCCGGCCGCGGCAGTGTCCCGCGCGCGCCCGGTAGCTCACGGGCGCCGGGAGCGCGGTGACCGTGCACGCCATGGTGGCGAGGTCGATGCGGACGACGTGGCCCGAGTATGCCAGCACGTGGACGGCGCCGCCGAAGCAGTGCATGGTGGCAGACATGGCGTCGGTATCGAGGCCGAAGTCGAGCTCGTGCTCGCCCCACGCACCGGTCTCCGAGTCGAACACCTCGATGGAGGCGCCCCGGGGCAGCCACCCGGTGAAGCAGACCACCTTGTAGTGCGGGGAGGCGCAGGGATCGAAGGACAGCACGGAGAGCAGCGTCTTCCTGCGCGGCTCCGGCAGCGCCGCCCACCGCCGCGTGGTCGGGTTCACGACGTGGAACGCCGCCGGGCAGGACGCGTAGTAGAGCAGCAGGCCGTTGCAGCCGTCGATGATGCTGGACGTGGCGTGGCACGGGAAGAAGGACATGTCGTCCGCCTCCGCCACTCCGCCGCCGTCTTCGCCGGTCGCGGACGCCGCGCGCGCGTACGTGTACGCCCGCCTCCCGCCCTCGCCGTCCCGCGGGCCGTCGTGGAACAGCACGCCGGACGTGATGAGCGGCAGCCTCCGGCGGAGGTAGTCGGCGGAGATGAGGCCCTGCCACGTGGTGGAGACGCACTGGAACCGCGCCAGCGACTTGTGCGGCAGCCTGACGAGGATCTCCGCCAGCACGTCCTCGCCCATCTCGCCGTCCATCCCCGGCGACCTGGCTCCTCCCGGGGGACGCGCGGCTGCAACCACCACGCACCCCCTGCCACCGCACCTGAGTGCAACAGCAGCGGCCAGGAGCACGCGAAAGCGAGCGCGCGCGGTACTTATAAGTTGTAGCGGCCAAGACTTGGCTTCCCCGCCTTTGAAAGAGATTCTCGGACTGCTTCAAACCTGAATTAAATGCCTGCAGTACTCTGCAACGAATTCAGCGAGTAAGTGGCAGTCGTGCTTGCAACAAACTTATGGGCGCGGCGCACTGGATATATACAATACACGCATGCTCGATTACGTGACGTTTCTGCGTGGCAACTCCTCGGTTCACTGCTGAATTCGCTGCGTGGCCAGATGAATCTTGGACGCGAGGTTCACGTACAGTACCATGATGTAGCACTACAAAAGAG from Triticum aestivum cultivar Chinese Spring chromosome 3B, IWGSC CS RefSeq v2.1, whole genome shotgun sequence includes these protein-coding regions:
- the LOC123071608 gene encoding F-box protein At5g62510; amino-acid sequence: MDGEMGEDVLAEILVRLPHKSLARFQCVSTTWQGLISADYLRRRLPLITSGVLFHDGPRDGEGGRRAYTYARAASATGEDGGGVAEADDMSFFPCHATSSIIDGCNGLLLYYASCPAAFHVVNPTTRRWAALPEPRRKTLLSVLSFDPCASPHYKVVCFTGWLPRGASIEVFDSETGAWGEHELDFGLDTDAMSATMHCFGGAVHVLAYSGHVVRIDLATMACTVTALPAPVSYRARAGHCRGRLRYASSDGSRLTLWELVDAGKSEWVAKHELGVCDLVSGGSCHPATATFVFMAFHPEREVVYLWTPSKLIAFNMEQRRVEEECVFGSGKEDAQLIQIWLFPFSRHLASCLA